The Juglans microcarpa x Juglans regia isolate MS1-56 chromosome 8S, Jm3101_v1.0, whole genome shotgun sequence genome has a window encoding:
- the LOC121244646 gene encoding LOW QUALITY PROTEIN: SKP1-interacting partner 15 (The sequence of the model RefSeq protein was modified relative to this genomic sequence to represent the inferred CDS: inserted 1 base in 1 codon), translating into MESSPIYRLPQDTLNQIFSSLPLRQIMICRSVCKLFHQVLTSSCFIDLISSQSPLSLIALRPPHHHHHHRHLSYPPSLHVFDPDQNQWLRFTLDFLPFRSPHPVASSLGLIYLWADSPHSSEPNKSLVVCNPLTRQFRVLPQLGSAWSRHGSVLVDSANRVMVLTELAALYFSGXNQWLKFSSNLPAKPRSPILVSESVYALCDVGSPWRSQWKLFACKITSARNCQTWTRLERHVWGDVFDILKRPRLVRGSGNRILMIGGLKSSFSLNASCSTILILSLDLETLEWDEAGRMPGEMFECFKESSKFKVFGGGDRVCFSGKRVGKLAMWDRCEGKGEWRWINVVSGSGVGDGLCRGFVFEARLTASP; encoded by the exons ATGGAATCGTCTCCGATCTACCGGCTCCCGCAGGACACTCTCAACCAGATCTTCTCGAGCCTTCCACTCCGTCAGATCATGATCTGCCGATCGGTTTGCAAGCTCTTCCACCAGGTTCTGACCTCGTCATGCTTCATAGACCTTATCTCCTCCCAATCGCCTCTCTCCCTCATCGCTCTCCGGCCCcctcatcaccaccaccaccatcgcCACTTGTCGTATCCTCCTTCCCTCCACGTCTTCGACCCCGACCAAAATCAATGGCTCAGATTCACCCTCGACTTTCTACCCTTCCGGTCACCGCACCCCGTCGCGTCCTCCCTCGGACTCATCTACCTCTGGGCCGATTCGCCTCACTCGTCTGAGCCCAACAAGTCGCTCGTGGTCTGCAACCCGTTAACTCGTCAATTCCGAGTTCTCCCTCAGCTCGGCTCGGCCTGGTCGCGCCACGGCTCAGTCCTCGTCGACTCGGCTAACCGGGTTATGGTACTCACCGAACTCGCGGCCCTATACTTCTCGG CGAATCAGTGGCTCAAATTCTCTTCCAATCTCCCGGCGAAACCCCGAAGCCCGATCCTAGTCTCCGAGTCGGTCTACGCCCTCTGCGACGTCGGTTCACCTTGGCGAAGCCAATGGAAGCTGTTCGCTTGTAAAATCACAAGCGCCCGGAACTGCCAGACCTGGACTCGCCTGGAACGCCACGTGTGGGGGGACGTGTTCGACATCCTAAAACGACCGCGTTTGGTCCGTGGGAGCGGGAACCGAATCCTGATGATCGGGGGGCTGAAGTCATCGTTTTCACTGAACGCGTCGTGCTCAACGATCCTGATCCTGAGCCTGGATCTGGAGACGCTGGAGTGGGACGAGGCGGGCCGCATGCCCGGGGAGATGTTCGAGTGCTTCAAGGAGTCGAGCAAGTTCAAGGTGTTTGGGGGTGGTGATAGAGTCTGCTTTTCGGGCAAGAGGGTCGGAAAATTGGCCATGTGGGATCGCTGTGAAGGGAAAGGGGAGTGGCGGTGGATCAACGTGGTGTCCGGGAGCGGCGTTGGCGATGGGCTCTGTCGTGGGTTCGTGTTCGAGGCGAGGCTTACGGCTTCGCCTTGA